Proteins encoded in a region of the Sphingomonas sp. HMP9 genome:
- a CDS encoding SDR family oxidoreductase, with protein MILVLGATGGIGGEVCRLLKHEGTPFRAMARKQEQIDCFHKDGVDAVRGDLDRPETLTAAMTGIDTLFLVTAPTQAQVAQETAAINAAKRAGVGRIVKISASDCNVRSKIPWAKSHALIDHHLRASGVEWTILMPTAFMQNFLWFTKPVAKGYLPLGAGKGSVSWIDTRDIARVAVTVLMQDGHSRATYFLTGPETFDMAEAARQLAKVTGHGVRYLDLPGPVFRTVLRLTGNSRWMANGLVAQFSDMVAGHHDIDPTGEVERLTGQPPKDFATFLRDHRDAFAKAA; from the coding sequence ATGATCCTGGTTCTAGGCGCCACGGGTGGCATCGGCGGTGAAGTATGCCGGCTACTGAAGCATGAAGGCACGCCGTTCCGGGCGATGGCCCGCAAGCAGGAGCAGATCGACTGTTTCCACAAGGACGGCGTAGACGCCGTGCGCGGGGACCTCGACCGGCCCGAGACGCTGACGGCCGCGATGACCGGCATCGACACACTGTTCCTTGTCACCGCGCCCACCCAGGCCCAGGTCGCTCAGGAGACGGCAGCGATCAACGCCGCCAAGCGCGCCGGGGTGGGCCGAATCGTCAAGATATCCGCTTCCGACTGCAATGTTCGCTCAAAAATCCCGTGGGCCAAGTCGCACGCGCTGATCGACCATCATCTGCGCGCATCGGGGGTCGAATGGACGATCCTAATGCCGACAGCATTCATGCAGAACTTTCTTTGGTTCACCAAGCCGGTCGCGAAAGGTTATCTTCCGCTCGGCGCGGGCAAGGGTTCGGTCTCGTGGATCGACACGCGCGACATCGCGCGGGTCGCGGTCACCGTGCTGATGCAAGACGGACACAGCCGCGCGACCTACTTCCTGACAGGCCCCGAAACCTTCGACATGGCGGAAGCGGCTCGGCAACTGGCGAAGGTAACGGGACATGGCGTGCGCTACCTCGATTTGCCTGGTCCCGTCTTCCGCACGGTCCTGCGCCTCACCGGCAACTCGCGCTGGATGGCCAACGGGTTGGTCGCGCAGTTCTCCGACATGGTGGCGGGCCATCACGACATTGATCCGACGGGCGAGGTCGAGCGCCTGACCGGACAGCCGCCCAAGGATTTCGCGACCTTCCTGCGCGACCACCGCGATGCATTCGCCAAGGCTGCTTGA